A genomic segment from Curtobacterium sp. MCSS17_007 encodes:
- a CDS encoding TRAM domain-containing protein: MGESVGTLLELDVTGIAHGGISVARHEGRVVFVSDAIPGERVVARVTEDRKKSFWRADTVSVVTPSEHRVDHVWPEAALDRDPAVRAGGAEFGHIALPHQRTLKHDVLVDAFARFARTDLAEVLGHDVAVEAAPGDDAANGLGWRTRVRLHVDQDGTAGPFAARSHTVVPVTSLPLAAERVQDSAPLGRGAMPGASVVDVLAPSGSEGARLVIDEQKPTVVTEVVGARSFAVDDNGFWQVHRQAPTVLTAAVQDLVDRDRLDPEGQHLDLYGGVGLLAAALGDVVGPKARITSVESAPRATEHAQENLSEWIGARAETGRVDRWLARTAAAASRPEQERFRAGTVVLDPPRSGAGREVVVQIAALQPAQVVYVACDPVALARDVATFADLGYRLEALRAFDLFPHTHHLEAVARLVPIA, from the coding sequence ATGGGTGAATCCGTCGGAACGCTGCTCGAACTCGACGTCACCGGGATCGCCCACGGCGGCATCTCGGTGGCACGGCACGAGGGGCGCGTGGTCTTCGTCTCGGACGCGATCCCGGGCGAGCGCGTCGTCGCGCGGGTGACCGAGGACCGGAAGAAGTCGTTCTGGCGCGCGGACACGGTGTCCGTCGTCACCCCGAGCGAGCACCGCGTCGACCACGTCTGGCCCGAGGCCGCGCTCGACCGTGACCCGGCCGTCCGCGCCGGCGGTGCCGAGTTCGGGCACATCGCGCTCCCGCACCAGCGCACCCTGAAGCACGACGTCCTGGTCGACGCCTTCGCGCGCTTCGCCCGCACCGACCTCGCCGAGGTCCTCGGGCACGACGTCGCGGTCGAGGCGGCCCCCGGCGACGACGCCGCGAACGGCCTCGGCTGGCGCACCCGCGTCCGGCTCCACGTCGACCAGGACGGGACCGCGGGCCCGTTCGCCGCCCGCTCCCACACCGTCGTGCCGGTGACGTCGCTGCCGCTGGCCGCCGAGCGCGTGCAGGACAGCGCCCCGCTCGGACGCGGTGCGATGCCCGGTGCCTCGGTCGTCGACGTCCTCGCGCCGAGCGGTTCCGAGGGCGCGCGGCTCGTGATCGACGAGCAGAAGCCGACCGTGGTGACCGAGGTCGTGGGAGCGCGCTCCTTCGCGGTGGACGACAACGGCTTCTGGCAGGTGCACCGCCAGGCCCCGACGGTGCTCACCGCGGCGGTGCAGGACCTGGTCGACCGCGACCGGCTCGACCCGGAGGGGCAGCACCTGGACCTGTACGGCGGCGTCGGCCTCCTCGCCGCCGCGCTCGGTGACGTCGTCGGTCCGAAGGCGCGCATCACGAGCGTCGAGAGCGCCCCGCGTGCCACCGAGCACGCGCAGGAGAACCTGTCCGAGTGGATCGGCGCGCGCGCCGAGACCGGTCGCGTCGACCGCTGGCTCGCACGGACCGCCGCCGCGGCCTCCCGCCCGGAGCAGGAGCGCTTCCGCGCGGGCACCGTCGTGCTCGACCCGCCCCGCTCCGGCGCGGGCCGCGAGGTCGTCGTGCAGATCGCCGCGCTCCAGCCGGCGCAGGTCGTCTACGTCGCCTGCGACCCGGTCGCGCTGGCCCGCGACGTCGCGACCTTCGCCGACCTGGGGTACCGGCTCGAGGCGCTGCGGGCCTTCGACCTCTTCCCGCACACGCACCACCTGGAGGCCGTCGCGCGCCTGGTGCCGATCGCCTGA
- a CDS encoding acyl-CoA carboxylase subunit epsilon — translation MGRHAATVPADEPAPVGADVRVVAGDPSPEELAAVIAVLQRQADEAAALGRAEVTVSPRAGWDATARGLRRPLDHGDGAWTRSLR, via the coding sequence ATGGGCCGCCACGCCGCGACCGTGCCCGCCGACGAGCCCGCGCCGGTCGGCGCGGACGTCCGCGTCGTCGCCGGCGACCCGTCCCCCGAGGAACTCGCCGCCGTGATCGCCGTGCTGCAGCGACAGGCGGACGAGGCCGCTGCGCTCGGACGTGCGGAGGTGACCGTGTCGCCGCGTGCCGGGTGGGACGCGACGGCCCGGGGCCTGCGTCGACCGCTCGACCACGGCGACGGTGCCTGGACCCGCTCCCTGCGCTGA
- a CDS encoding UDP-glucose/GDP-mannose dehydrogenase family protein, with amino-acid sequence MRISVIGCGYLGAVHAASMAKLGHDVVAVDVDPVKIGQLAAGQAPFFEPGLPETLAEALASGRIEFTTDTARVAGARVHFLAVGTPQGPTGAADLTYVDTAVTDLLPHLAPGDLVVGKSTVPVGTAARLAERVREVQPEATLVWNPEFLREGFAVQDTLSPDRFVYGVPAGDVGDRAVAVLDEVYAQALASGIPRLVVDLPTSELVKISANAFLATKISFINAMAEIAEVAGADVTALADAIGHDDRIGRKFLNAGLGFGGGCLPKDIRAFQARADELGVGSSLAFLAEVDAINLRRRGHVVTLAEEMLGGSVAGRRVAVLGLAFKPNSDDVRDSPALDIAVRLVELGATVRAYDPAANHTAARVRPEVATVDSAAEALRDADLVLVLTEWAEFRQLDPQAVAELVAAPVVLDGRNCLDREAWTAAGFTVRGMGR; translated from the coding sequence GTGCGTATCTCCGTCATCGGCTGCGGGTACCTCGGTGCCGTGCACGCCGCCTCCATGGCCAAGCTCGGACACGACGTCGTCGCCGTCGACGTCGATCCCGTGAAGATCGGACAGCTCGCCGCCGGGCAGGCGCCGTTCTTCGAGCCCGGACTGCCTGAGACCCTCGCCGAAGCGCTCGCCTCCGGCCGGATCGAGTTCACGACCGACACCGCGCGCGTCGCCGGTGCGCGCGTGCACTTCCTCGCCGTCGGCACGCCGCAGGGTCCGACGGGAGCGGCGGACCTGACGTACGTCGACACGGCGGTGACCGACCTCCTGCCGCACCTGGCGCCGGGCGACCTGGTCGTCGGCAAGTCCACCGTGCCGGTCGGCACCGCGGCGCGGCTCGCCGAGCGCGTGCGCGAGGTGCAGCCCGAGGCGACGCTCGTGTGGAACCCCGAGTTCCTGCGCGAGGGGTTCGCGGTGCAGGACACCCTCTCGCCGGACCGCTTCGTCTACGGCGTGCCCGCCGGCGATGTCGGGGACCGCGCCGTCGCCGTCCTCGACGAGGTCTACGCGCAGGCCCTCGCCAGCGGCATCCCGCGGCTCGTCGTCGACCTGCCGACGAGCGAGCTCGTCAAGATCAGCGCGAACGCCTTCCTCGCGACCAAGATCTCCTTCATCAACGCGATGGCCGAGATCGCCGAGGTGGCCGGAGCCGACGTCACGGCGCTCGCCGACGCCATCGGCCACGACGACCGGATCGGCCGGAAGTTCCTCAACGCCGGTCTCGGGTTCGGCGGCGGGTGCCTGCCGAAGGACATCCGGGCGTTCCAGGCGCGGGCGGACGAGCTCGGCGTGGGGAGTTCGCTCGCCTTCCTGGCCGAGGTCGACGCGATCAACCTGCGGCGTCGCGGCCACGTCGTGACCCTCGCCGAGGAGATGCTCGGCGGCTCCGTCGCGGGGCGTCGCGTGGCGGTGCTCGGACTCGCGTTCAAGCCGAACTCCGACGACGTCCGCGACTCGCCGGCGCTCGACATCGCCGTGCGGCTGGTCGAGCTCGGTGCGACGGTGCGGGCGTACGACCCCGCCGCCAACCACACCGCGGCGCGCGTGCGGCCGGAGGTCGCGACGGTGGACTCCGCCGCCGAGGCGCTGCGCGACGCCGACCTGGTGCTCGTGCTGACCGAGTGGGCCGAGTTCCGTCAGCTCGACCCGCAGGCCGTGGCCGAGCTCGTCGCCGCGCCCGTGGTGCTCGACGGCCGGAACTGCCTCGACCGCGAGGCGTGGACCGCCGCCGGCTTCACGGTACGGGGCATGGGGCGCTGA
- a CDS encoding response regulator transcription factor, whose amino-acid sequence MAADTNTSTGATGLATRPVRVAIVDDHESVRLGIQAACQNEGFEVVLTAASVPEYVAQLDGREVDVVVLDLSLGDGSTVTANVKGVQGTGSAVLVHSIADRVASVREALAAGAAGVIPKSSATKTVMAAVATVARGEVLNNLEWASAIDADRDFAKAQLGRREREILHLYASGLPLKLAAQQLGIGYSTAREYLDRIRVKYVEVGRPAPTKVDLLRRAVEDGILPGLDSGIDPDTDGR is encoded by the coding sequence GTGGCAGCAGACACGAACACCAGCACCGGAGCGACCGGATTGGCCACCAGGCCCGTCCGGGTCGCGATCGTCGACGACCACGAGTCCGTGCGGCTCGGCATCCAGGCGGCGTGCCAGAACGAGGGGTTCGAGGTCGTGCTCACCGCCGCGAGCGTGCCCGAGTACGTGGCGCAGCTCGACGGCCGTGAGGTCGACGTCGTGGTCCTCGACCTGTCGCTCGGTGACGGCTCGACCGTGACCGCGAACGTGAAGGGCGTCCAGGGCACCGGTTCGGCGGTCCTCGTGCACTCCATCGCCGACCGGGTCGCCAGCGTGCGTGAGGCCCTGGCCGCCGGTGCCGCCGGGGTGATCCCGAAGTCCTCGGCGACGAAGACCGTGATGGCAGCCGTCGCGACCGTCGCCCGCGGCGAGGTGCTCAACAACCTCGAGTGGGCGAGCGCCATCGACGCCGACCGTGACTTCGCGAAGGCGCAGCTCGGTCGCCGCGAGCGGGAGATCCTGCACCTGTACGCCTCGGGTCTGCCCCTCAAGCTCGCCGCCCAGCAGCTCGGGATCGGGTACTCGACGGCGCGCGAGTACCTCGACCGGATCCGCGTGAAGTACGTCGAGGTCGGGCGGCCCGCGCCGACGAAGGTCGACCTGCTGCGCCGCGCGGTCGAGGACGGCATCCTCCCCGGGCTCGACTCGGGGATCGACCCCGACACCGACGGCCGCTGA
- a CDS encoding biotin--[acetyl-CoA-carboxylase] ligase has protein sequence MSTPEPPALPRARAVVEAVGGVFDTPVRTGSTNADLLAVAVERPHGSVVVTLDQTAGRGRLDRTWTAPAGQALAASLLVRADLDARDRGWLPLVAGTAMRDAVSAVLPDVDGTPRASRPIDGEPSRAPEPRALVKWPNDVLVDGRKVCGILCQVAPDGSVVVGVGVNLTIPSASLPTPTSTSLAVAGASGDAVDLADAVLSAFTTAVLEAVYALVDGGPAAEAVRSHVRATCGTIGRRVRLELPDGTVDEVDATGVDDEGRITIRDRDGRSRGVAVGDLTHLRYA, from the coding sequence ATGTCCACACCCGAGCCACCGGCCCTCCCGCGCGCCCGAGCCGTCGTCGAGGCCGTCGGCGGGGTGTTCGACACGCCGGTGCGCACCGGCTCGACCAACGCCGACCTGCTCGCCGTCGCGGTCGAGCGGCCCCACGGCAGCGTCGTCGTCACGCTCGACCAGACCGCCGGACGCGGTCGCCTCGACCGCACCTGGACGGCGCCGGCCGGGCAGGCACTCGCGGCGAGCCTGCTCGTCCGCGCCGACCTCGACGCGCGTGACCGGGGGTGGCTCCCGCTGGTGGCCGGTACCGCGATGCGTGACGCGGTGTCCGCGGTGCTGCCGGACGTCGACGGGACGCCGCGTGCCTCCCGGCCGATCGACGGCGAGCCGTCACGCGCGCCGGAGCCGCGGGCCCTGGTGAAGTGGCCGAACGACGTCCTGGTCGACGGGCGCAAGGTGTGCGGGATCCTCTGCCAGGTCGCCCCGGACGGCAGTGTCGTCGTGGGTGTCGGCGTCAACCTGACCATCCCGTCGGCATCGCTGCCGACCCCGACGTCCACGTCGCTCGCGGTGGCCGGCGCATCCGGCGACGCCGTGGACCTGGCGGACGCGGTCCTCTCCGCCTTCACGACGGCGGTCCTGGAGGCGGTGTACGCCCTGGTCGACGGCGGTCCGGCTGCCGAGGCGGTCCGGTCCCACGTCCGCGCCACGTGCGGCACGATCGGTCGCCGCGTCCGCCTGGAACTGCCCGACGGCACCGTCGACGAGGTCGACGCCACGGGCGTCGACGACGAGGGCAGGATCACGATCCGGGATCGGGACGGCCGCTCCAGGGGCGTCGCGGTGGGCGACCTCACCCACCTGCGGTATGCATGA
- a CDS encoding acyl-CoA carboxylase subunit beta: MTTGDTPDLSTTAGRLADLRDRYHEAVTAAGEAAIAKQHAKGKGTARERIEQLLDENSFVEFDEFVRHRTTSFGMDAKRPYGDAVVTGVGTIHGRNVAVYAQDFTVFGGSLGEVAGEKIVKVMQHALKTGVPIIGILDSGGARIQEGVVALGKYGEIFRLNTQASGVIPQISIVMGPAAGGAVYSPALTDFVIMVDKTSHMFVTGPDVIKTVTGEDVGFEELGGAQTHNAVSGVAHYLAEDETDALDYARSLVGFLPDNNLSDAPAYDVAPELETTDADHELDTVIPDSTNQPYDVTTIIEHVVDDGEFLEVQPLFAPNILIGFGRVEGRTVGIIANQPQAMAGTLNIDAGEKAARFVRFCDAFGIPILTLVDVPGYLPGTDQEWTGVIRRGAKLLYAYAEATVPLVTVITRKAYGGAYIVMGSKQLGADINLAWPTAEIAVMGGQGAVNILYRAEIKRAEESGEDVAAVRAKLANEYTYNVASPYLAAERGELDGIIQPHATRVSVIKALRALRGKRASLPPKKHGNIPL; the protein is encoded by the coding sequence GTGACCACAGGAGACACCCCCGACCTCTCGACGACGGCCGGTCGCCTCGCGGACCTGCGCGACCGCTACCACGAGGCCGTGACCGCCGCGGGCGAGGCCGCCATCGCGAAGCAGCACGCGAAGGGCAAGGGCACCGCCCGCGAGCGCATCGAACAGCTCCTCGACGAGAACTCCTTCGTCGAGTTCGACGAGTTCGTCCGCCACCGCACGACCTCGTTCGGCATGGACGCGAAGCGTCCCTACGGTGACGCGGTCGTGACCGGCGTCGGGACCATCCACGGCCGCAACGTCGCGGTGTACGCGCAGGACTTCACCGTCTTCGGCGGCTCCCTCGGCGAGGTCGCCGGCGAGAAGATCGTCAAGGTCATGCAGCACGCGCTGAAGACCGGCGTGCCGATCATCGGCATCCTCGACTCCGGCGGTGCCCGCATCCAGGAGGGTGTCGTCGCCCTCGGCAAGTACGGCGAGATCTTCCGCCTCAACACGCAGGCGTCCGGCGTCATCCCGCAGATCTCGATCGTGATGGGCCCGGCGGCCGGCGGGGCGGTCTACTCCCCCGCCCTGACCGACTTCGTGATCATGGTCGACAAGACGAGCCACATGTTCGTCACCGGCCCGGACGTCATCAAGACCGTGACGGGCGAGGACGTCGGCTTCGAGGAGCTCGGCGGCGCACAGACGCACAACGCCGTCTCCGGCGTCGCGCACTACCTGGCCGAGGACGAGACCGACGCGCTCGACTACGCCCGGTCGCTCGTTGGGTTCCTGCCGGACAACAACCTGTCCGACGCGCCCGCCTACGACGTCGCCCCGGAGCTCGAGACGACCGACGCGGACCACGAGCTCGACACGGTCATCCCGGACTCGACGAACCAGCCGTACGACGTCACCACGATCATCGAGCACGTGGTCGACGACGGCGAGTTCCTCGAGGTCCAGCCGCTCTTCGCACCGAACATCCTGATCGGCTTCGGCCGGGTCGAGGGCCGCACGGTCGGCATCATCGCGAACCAGCCGCAGGCGATGGCCGGCACGCTCAACATCGACGCCGGTGAGAAGGCCGCGCGCTTCGTCCGGTTCTGCGACGCCTTCGGCATCCCGATCCTCACGCTGGTCGACGTGCCCGGGTACCTCCCCGGCACCGACCAGGAGTGGACCGGTGTGATCCGCCGGGGCGCGAAGCTCCTGTACGCCTACGCCGAGGCGACCGTGCCGCTCGTCACCGTCATCACGCGCAAGGCGTACGGCGGTGCGTACATCGTCATGGGTTCGAAGCAGCTCGGGGCCGACATCAACCTGGCGTGGCCGACGGCCGAGATCGCCGTCATGGGCGGGCAGGGCGCCGTCAACATCCTGTACCGCGCCGAGATCAAGCGCGCCGAGGAGTCCGGCGAGGACGTCGCGGCGGTCCGGGCGAAGCTCGCCAACGAGTACACGTACAACGTCGCGTCCCCGTACCTCGCGGCGGAGCGCGGCGAGCTCGACGGCATCATCCAGCCGCACGCCACCCGGGTGTCGGTCATCAAGGCGCTGCGGGCGCTGCGCGGCAAGCGTGCCTCCCTGCCGCCGAAGAAGCACGGGAACATCCCGCTCTGA
- a CDS encoding ATP-binding protein, whose protein sequence is MRPAITQASVERLFAILIALAAIGFGAVYAPQVVGQLPYLDPVWGPVSAGLLGASFLFVGVSAFVQRLAQVAQITCALLFLLVLVTWPVIVREAIPANQVPWPWWFLTVGSTAAAMGFAPWRATVYTALVPAVYVVVRLTPLGGDAGLSAVLQGVYTAILSGAVLVIAVLLRRAAAAVDAAQATAVRRYSHAIREHATEVERVQVDAIVHDSVLTTLLSAARADTPEAKALAARMARNAIDHLGAAAADLPGAAPPVTVHDLRARIVDAVGALAAPVRLRDAPVGGLRIPATVADALASAALQACVNSVQHAGGPEVERWVRVEQRGSTVHLEVGDDGSGFDLAAVPAARLGVRRSIIERVQSVGGTVVVASNPGAGTRIRLGWGPGGDA, encoded by the coding sequence GTGCGCCCCGCGATCACGCAGGCGTCCGTCGAACGACTGTTCGCGATCCTCATCGCGCTCGCCGCGATCGGTTTCGGCGCGGTCTACGCGCCGCAGGTCGTCGGGCAACTGCCGTACCTGGATCCGGTGTGGGGGCCCGTCTCGGCGGGGCTGCTCGGGGCGTCGTTCCTCTTCGTCGGCGTCTCGGCGTTCGTCCAGCGGCTCGCGCAGGTCGCGCAGATCACCTGCGCGCTGCTCTTCCTCCTCGTCCTCGTGACGTGGCCGGTCATCGTCCGCGAGGCCATCCCCGCGAACCAGGTGCCCTGGCCGTGGTGGTTCCTCACCGTGGGCTCGACGGCCGCGGCGATGGGCTTCGCGCCCTGGCGTGCGACCGTGTACACCGCACTCGTGCCCGCCGTGTACGTCGTCGTGCGGCTCACGCCGCTCGGCGGTGACGCGGGGCTCAGCGCGGTGCTCCAGGGCGTGTACACGGCGATCCTCAGCGGTGCGGTCCTCGTCATCGCCGTGCTCCTCCGCAGGGCCGCCGCGGCCGTCGACGCCGCGCAGGCCACCGCGGTCCGGCGCTACTCGCACGCGATCCGCGAGCACGCGACCGAGGTCGAGCGGGTGCAGGTCGATGCGATCGTGCACGACAGCGTGCTCACCACGCTGCTCTCGGCTGCCCGGGCGGACACCCCGGAGGCGAAGGCCCTCGCCGCCCGCATGGCGCGCAACGCCATCGACCACCTCGGAGCCGCTGCAGCCGACCTGCCGGGAGCGGCCCCGCCGGTCACGGTGCACGACCTCCGCGCGCGCATCGTCGACGCCGTCGGTGCACTCGCCGCTCCCGTCCGGTTGCGGGACGCGCCCGTCGGCGGGTTGCGCATCCCGGCGACGGTCGCCGACGCCCTCGCCTCGGCGGCGTTGCAGGCGTGCGTGAACAGCGTGCAGCACGCCGGCGGTCCGGAGGTCGAGCGGTGGGTCCGGGTGGAGCAGCGCGGGAGCACGGTGCACCTCGAGGTCGGGGACGACGGCTCCGGCTTCGACCTGGCTGCCGTCCCCGCCGCCCGACTCGGGGTCCGCCGTTCGATCATCGAGCGGGTGCAGAGCGTCGGCGGCACCGTCGTGGTGGCGAGCAACCCGGGTGCCGGCACCCGGATCCGGCTCGGGTGGGGCCCCGGGGGTGACGCGTGA
- a CDS encoding PH domain-containing protein, with the protein MTEEPPPERVVARLRPHARRLVRPAVFVVLVALAGGFGFGVFRAQLAWLNVVVAGLTVLLVVLGGLVPLLRWMSERYVVTTRRLVVVHGLGTRTRRELLHSRGYDVTVRRRGLQGVWRSGDVLVFPGDDAPVVLADVPHADLVVAVLHDLVEAYESRRRHREPDSDEIVGGY; encoded by the coding sequence ATGACCGAGGAGCCGCCGCCCGAACGCGTCGTCGCGCGGCTCCGGCCGCACGCACGCCGACTCGTCCGGCCCGCCGTCTTCGTCGTGCTCGTCGCCCTGGCGGGCGGGTTCGGATTCGGTGTCTTCCGCGCGCAGCTCGCGTGGCTGAACGTCGTCGTCGCCGGGCTGACGGTCCTGCTCGTCGTGCTCGGTGGGCTCGTCCCGCTGCTCCGGTGGATGTCCGAACGGTACGTCGTCACGACCCGCCGGTTGGTCGTGGTGCACGGACTCGGCACCCGGACCCGGCGGGAGCTGCTGCACTCGCGGGGCTACGACGTGACGGTGCGACGTCGCGGCCTGCAGGGGGTCTGGCGGTCCGGGGACGTCCTGGTGTTCCCCGGGGACGACGCACCGGTCGTGCTGGCCGACGTGCCGCACGCCGACCTCGTGGTGGCGGTGCTCCACGACCTGGTCGAGGCGTACGAGTCCAGGAGGCGGCACCGCGAGCCGGACTCGGACGAGATCGTCGGCGGGTACTGA
- a CDS encoding Maf family protein: protein MRLYLASTSPARRALLAQTGIEPVLVAPGVDEDAAVAAAAAVLGRDLTGPELVGLLAVAKADAVADARVAGSPVDGFVFGGDSAFEVDGVLYGKPHDPAVAQERWRQMLAAGGGTLWSGHCVVDRRLDRGPATAVGTSADGPGGAGRTGTVPPVRQVDAAGGGALGVAGHLGDVSPGGSAMVAAGDHVVAVDSAVLTFADDMSTEEIDAYVATGEPLEVAGAFTIDGRAAAYITRIDGAPSAVVGLSLPVLRSMLLRGFGVAWHDLWAL, encoded by the coding sequence ATGCGTCTGTACCTCGCGAGTACCTCCCCCGCCCGTCGTGCGCTCCTCGCCCAGACCGGCATCGAACCGGTGCTCGTCGCGCCGGGGGTCGACGAGGACGCCGCGGTGGCGGCGGCTGCGGCGGTGCTCGGACGCGACCTCACCGGTCCGGAGCTGGTCGGGTTGCTCGCGGTCGCGAAGGCGGACGCCGTCGCGGACGCGCGCGTGGCCGGCTCCCCGGTGGACGGCTTCGTGTTCGGCGGTGACTCGGCGTTCGAGGTGGACGGCGTGCTGTACGGCAAGCCCCACGACCCGGCCGTGGCCCAGGAACGCTGGCGGCAGATGCTCGCCGCGGGCGGCGGCACGCTGTGGAGCGGGCACTGCGTCGTGGACCGTCGGCTCGACCGCGGACCAGCCACGGCGGTGGGGACGAGCGCGGACGGTCCGGGAGGCGCGGGGCGGACGGGCACCGTGCCTCCCGTCCGGCAGGTGGACGCGGCGGGCGGCGGGGCGCTCGGCGTGGCCGGCCACCTGGGTGACGTCTCGCCCGGCGGCTCCGCGATGGTCGCCGCGGGCGACCACGTCGTCGCGGTCGACAGCGCCGTGCTCACCTTCGCCGACGACATGTCGACGGAGGAGATCGACGCCTACGTGGCGACGGGTGAACCGCTCGAGGTCGCGGGCGCGTTCACGATCGACGGACGGGCCGCCGCGTACATCACCCGGATCGACGGCGCACCCTCCGCCGTGGTGGGGCTCTCCCTGCCGGTGCTGCGTTCGATGCTGCTCCGCGGCTTCGGCGTCGCATGGCACGACCTGTGGGCGCTGTAG